A genomic region of uncultured Roseibium sp. contains the following coding sequences:
- a CDS encoding molybdopterin-dependent oxidoreductase, with the protein MTAFANTKTVKTTCPYCGVGCGVLATPQADGSVDIMGDPEHPANFGRLCSKGSSLGETLSLDDRILHPQVGGKKTDWSEALDLVADTFSRTIREHGPDSVAFYVSGQILTEDYYAANKLMKGFIGAANIDTNSRLCMASSVAGHRRAFGSDTVPGTYEDLESCDLLVLVGSNLAWCHPVLFQRVEAAKADNPQMRVVVIDPRETATCAIADLHLALNPDTDVALFNGLLAFLADTDALDRAYIDQHTNGFDAALAAAGPCEINRIAEETGLSPRDLATFYTMVARTPRTVTVYSQGVNQSVNGTDKVNAIINTHLATGRIGCPGMGPFSATGQPNAMGGREVGGLANMLASHMAIENPDHRALVKSFWNSPAIAERQGLKAVEMFEAARDGRIKAIWIMSTNPVDSLPDADGVAAALEACPFVVVSDVTHAADTVAYADVLLPAAAWGEKDGTVTNSERRISRQTSFLVPPGEARPDWWQICEVARRMGFETAFDFDGPAAIFREHAALSGFRNDGSRDFDISAYRDLSGHDFDRMKPFQWPQRKGEGQRTTRFFAAGGFFTADGKASFVAVKQAAPAALGKRYPFVLNTGRVRDHWHTMTRTGKTPRLSSHIAEPFAELHPEDAAQAGISAADLVEVKSPHGAVIVRAQVTERARKGSVFVPMHWTDQFASNGRIDAVVSADVDPVSGQPGSKFTPVSLLKRNFDWYGFAVLRDKPARLQTGYWAIAPAHDGWRVELAGSKLEDRECLVQSLLGEGAELLRFEDAGLGLQRVAGWTGDTLSGAFFFGSEPVSVSRQWACGLLTAPVTERQKRLDVLAGRPPADMPDKGAIVCSCFQVGSHEIAAAAAQGAATVRAVGECLKAGTNCGSCRSEIQSILDTKFKETSDEARIARAG; encoded by the coding sequence GTGACCGCTTTCGCAAACACAAAAACGGTCAAGACCACCTGCCCCTATTGCGGTGTCGGCTGCGGGGTCCTTGCGACGCCTCAGGCTGACGGGTCCGTCGATATCATGGGCGACCCGGAGCATCCGGCGAATTTCGGACGCCTGTGCTCCAAGGGGTCGTCTCTCGGGGAAACGCTTTCTCTCGACGACAGGATCCTTCATCCGCAGGTCGGCGGGAAAAAGACGGACTGGTCAGAAGCACTTGATCTTGTCGCCGATACATTTTCACGCACCATCCGGGAGCATGGCCCCGACAGCGTTGCCTTTTATGTTTCCGGTCAGATTCTCACGGAAGACTACTACGCCGCCAACAAGCTGATGAAAGGGTTCATCGGAGCGGCGAACATCGATACGAACTCCCGTCTTTGCATGGCGTCTTCGGTCGCCGGACACAGGCGTGCGTTTGGCTCCGATACGGTGCCGGGGACCTACGAGGACCTGGAAAGCTGCGATCTGCTCGTTCTGGTCGGGTCCAATCTGGCCTGGTGCCATCCGGTGCTGTTTCAACGGGTCGAGGCGGCGAAAGCCGATAATCCGCAGATGCGCGTGGTCGTGATTGACCCGCGCGAGACCGCGACATGCGCCATCGCCGATCTGCACCTCGCGCTGAACCCGGATACCGATGTTGCGCTCTTCAACGGTTTGCTGGCTTTCCTGGCGGACACCGACGCGCTCGACCGGGCTTACATCGACCAGCACACCAACGGCTTTGATGCAGCGCTTGCGGCGGCCGGGCCGTGCGAAATCAACCGGATCGCCGAAGAAACCGGCCTGTCCCCGCGTGACCTTGCAACGTTCTACACGATGGTGGCCCGCACACCCAGGACGGTCACCGTCTACAGCCAGGGCGTCAACCAGTCGGTCAACGGGACTGACAAGGTCAACGCGATCATCAATACCCACCTGGCGACGGGGCGTATCGGCTGTCCCGGAATGGGGCCGTTCTCGGCAACGGGCCAGCCCAACGCCATGGGAGGACGCGAGGTTGGCGGACTTGCCAACATGCTGGCTAGCCACATGGCCATCGAGAATCCGGACCATCGCGCGCTCGTGAAATCCTTCTGGAACAGCCCTGCGATCGCGGAGCGGCAGGGACTGAAAGCCGTCGAGATGTTCGAAGCGGCGCGGGACGGCAGGATCAAGGCGATCTGGATCATGTCGACCAACCCGGTGGACAGTCTGCCGGATGCGGACGGGGTTGCGGCAGCCCTTGAGGCTTGCCCCTTCGTGGTCGTTTCGGACGTTACGCACGCAGCCGACACGGTCGCCTACGCGGACGTGCTTCTGCCCGCAGCCGCCTGGGGTGAAAAGGACGGCACGGTCACCAATTCGGAGCGCAGAATTTCCAGACAGACATCTTTCCTGGTCCCGCCCGGTGAGGCGCGACCGGACTGGTGGCAGATCTGCGAGGTTGCGCGCAGGATGGGGTTCGAAACGGCCTTCGACTTTGACGGACCTGCTGCGATATTCCGCGAACACGCCGCGCTGTCGGGTTTTCGGAATGACGGTTCCCGCGACTTCGATATCAGCGCCTATCGCGATCTGTCCGGGCACGACTTCGATAGGATGAAGCCGTTTCAATGGCCGCAACGAAAAGGCGAGGGACAAAGGACCACGCGCTTCTTCGCGGCGGGAGGTTTTTTCACCGCTGACGGCAAGGCCTCTTTCGTTGCGGTCAAGCAGGCTGCGCCTGCAGCCCTTGGAAAGCGTTACCCGTTCGTTCTCAACACCGGCAGGGTCCGCGATCACTGGCACACGATGACACGCACCGGCAAGACACCGCGGCTTTCCTCCCACATCGCCGAACCCTTCGCGGAGCTGCATCCGGAAGATGCGGCCCAGGCAGGCATTTCTGCTGCAGATCTCGTCGAGGTGAAGAGCCCGCATGGTGCCGTTATTGTCCGTGCCCAGGTGACAGAGCGGGCTCGCAAGGGCTCGGTTTTCGTTCCCATGCACTGGACCGACCAGTTTGCGTCCAATGGCCGGATTGATGCGGTTGTGTCTGCTGATGTCGATCCGGTCTCCGGTCAGCCGGGTTCGAAATTCACGCCTGTTTCCCTGCTCAAGCGCAATTTCGACTGGTACGGCTTTGCCGTCCTGCGCGACAAGCCCGCCCGTCTTCAAACCGGCTATTGGGCAATCGCACCGGCTCATGACGGGTGGCGTGTCGAACTGGCGGGAAGCAAACTCGAGGACAGGGAGTGCCTCGTTCAGTCACTGCTTGGCGAGGGCGCCGAACTGCTTCGTTTCGAGGACGCGGGTCTCGGGCTTCAACGCGTTGCCGGTTGGACCGGTGATACGCTTTCGGGAGCCTTCTTCTTCGGATCCGAACCCGTTTCCGTTTCGCGCCAATGGGCCTGCGGGCTTCTGACGGCCCCCGTGACCGAGCGGCAAAAGCGGCTTGATGTGCTGGCCGGTCGGCCTCCTGCCGACATGCCTGACAAGGGTGCAATCGTCTGCTCGTGCTTCCAGGTCGGGAGCCATGAAATAGCCGCTGCCGCCGCACAGGGGGCGGCAACCGTCAGGGCGGTCGGCGAATGCCTGAAGGCAGGGACCAATTGCGGATCCTGCCGCTCGGAAATCCAATCCATTCTCGACACCAAGTTCAAGGAGACCTCCGATGAGGCCCGTATCGCCCGCGCCGGGTAA
- the nirD gene encoding nitrite reductase small subunit NirD, whose amino-acid sequence MNAETRNWVAIGDLADIPREGARVVKTDRGCIAVFRTVDDEVFALDDRCPHKGGPLSQGIVHGSSVTCPLHNWVFDLATGLARGADEGSVPVTAARVESGKVLLAADDLARRAE is encoded by the coding sequence ATGAACGCGGAAACGAGAAACTGGGTGGCGATCGGGGATCTCGCCGACATTCCGCGCGAAGGCGCACGGGTGGTGAAGACCGATCGCGGATGCATTGCCGTGTTCCGCACCGTAGATGACGAGGTTTTTGCCCTGGATGACCGCTGTCCGCACAAGGGCGGTCCCCTCAGCCAGGGCATCGTGCACGGGTCCTCCGTTACCTGCCCGCTGCACAACTGGGTTTTCGATCTTGCAACAGGGCTGGCACGCGGTGCCGACGAAGGCTCTGTCCCGGTGACTGCGGCGCGTGTGGAAAGCGGCAAGGTGCTGCTTGCCGCCGATGACCTGGCGCGACGGGCCGAATGA
- the nirB gene encoding nitrite reductase large subunit NirB: MEKKKLVIIGNGMAPGRMLEYLFEKDRDAYDVTIFNAEPRVNYNRLMLSPVLSGEKAYEDIITHGDDWYGENGVTLHKSARVSEIDRTAKTVTAENGVGAQYDKLVIATGSNPFIIPLPGKDLDGVLTYRDLDDVEKMLQAAKGGGRAVVIGGGLLGLEAAAGLKMQGMDVTVLHLMPTLMERQLDPAAGFLLEEEFKRRGIEVRTKANSHEILDDGSGRVKGIRLDDDTQIDASIVVMAVGIRPSSDLAKSAELDVGRGVQVGDDMRTSDPDIFALGECVEHRGMCYGLVAPLYEMAEVIADNLLGGSSEYTGSVTATKLKVTGVDLYSAGDFAEGEDREEIVLRDAAAGVYKRLVLKDNRIIGAVLYGETADGPWFFDLLKKQSDVSEMRETLIFGQAYQGGAPLDPTAAVAALPDDAEICGCNGVCKGKIVNAISEKGLSSLDDVRAHTKASASCGTCTGLVEQLMQVTLGDAYNPAAVTPMCGCTHLGHSEVRRLIKSKQLKTIPAVMQELEWTSSGGCAKCRPALNYYLVSDWPDEYADDYQSRFINERVHANIQKDGTYSVVPRMWGGMTSSKELRAIADVVDKFNIPAVKCTGGQRIDMLGIRKEDLPAVWADLGKAGFVSGQAYAKGLRTVKTCVGTDWCRFGTQDSTGLGIKIEKFMWGAWTPAKLKLAVSGCPRNCAEATCKDIGVVCVDSGYEIHFAGAAGLDIKGTEVLGLVGTEEEALEHIVALTQMYREQGHYLERIYKWAKRIGYDEIRSQIMDDEDKRKTYFERFVFSQKFAQVDPWSERVSGKDKHEFKPMAILQAEAAE, from the coding sequence ATGGAAAAGAAGAAACTTGTCATCATCGGAAACGGGATGGCGCCGGGACGGATGCTGGAATACCTGTTCGAAAAGGACAGGGACGCTTACGACGTCACCATATTCAACGCCGAACCGAGGGTGAACTATAACCGGCTGATGCTGTCGCCGGTCCTTTCAGGCGAAAAAGCATACGAAGACATCATCACCCATGGCGATGACTGGTATGGCGAAAATGGTGTCACCCTGCACAAGTCGGCCAGAGTGTCGGAGATCGACCGGACCGCCAAGACGGTCACCGCCGAAAACGGCGTCGGTGCCCAGTACGACAAGCTGGTGATCGCGACCGGATCCAACCCGTTCATCATCCCGCTTCCGGGCAAGGATCTTGATGGCGTTCTGACCTACCGCGATCTGGACGACGTGGAAAAGATGCTGCAAGCCGCCAAAGGCGGCGGGCGCGCGGTCGTGATCGGTGGCGGGCTACTGGGGCTGGAAGCGGCTGCAGGTCTGAAGATGCAGGGCATGGACGTTACTGTGCTGCACCTGATGCCAACCTTGATGGAACGTCAGCTCGACCCGGCGGCGGGTTTTCTTCTGGAAGAGGAATTCAAGCGCCGCGGTATCGAGGTGCGCACGAAGGCGAACAGCCACGAGATCCTTGATGACGGGTCGGGACGGGTGAAGGGCATCCGGCTCGATGACGACACCCAGATCGATGCGTCGATTGTCGTCATGGCGGTCGGTATCCGCCCGTCGTCCGATCTTGCCAAGTCCGCCGAGCTTGATGTTGGTCGCGGCGTTCAGGTCGGCGACGACATGCGCACCAGCGACCCGGACATCTTTGCGCTCGGCGAATGCGTCGAACACCGCGGCATGTGCTACGGGCTGGTGGCCCCGCTCTATGAAATGGCGGAAGTCATCGCGGACAATCTTCTGGGCGGGTCTTCGGAATATACCGGCTCCGTCACCGCGACCAAGCTGAAGGTGACGGGGGTCGATCTTTATTCGGCCGGGGACTTTGCCGAGGGCGAGGATCGCGAGGAAATCGTTCTGCGCGATGCGGCCGCCGGGGTCTACAAGCGGCTGGTTCTGAAGGACAACAGGATCATCGGCGCCGTTCTCTACGGCGAAACCGCCGACGGGCCCTGGTTCTTCGATCTGCTGAAAAAACAGTCGGACGTCTCGGAAATGCGCGAGACACTGATCTTCGGCCAGGCGTATCAGGGGGGCGCCCCCCTGGACCCTACGGCGGCCGTTGCAGCCTTGCCGGATGATGCGGAAATCTGCGGCTGCAACGGCGTATGCAAGGGCAAGATCGTAAATGCGATCTCAGAGAAGGGACTGTCGTCGCTGGATGATGTCAGGGCGCATACCAAGGCGTCTGCGTCCTGCGGCACCTGCACGGGTCTCGTCGAGCAGCTGATGCAGGTGACGCTGGGCGATGCCTACAATCCGGCTGCGGTGACACCCATGTGCGGATGCACGCATCTGGGCCACAGCGAAGTGCGCCGGCTCATCAAGTCCAAGCAACTGAAAACCATTCCCGCCGTCATGCAGGAACTGGAATGGACGTCCTCCGGCGGCTGCGCGAAATGCCGCCCGGCGCTCAACTACTATCTCGTCAGCGACTGGCCGGACGAATATGCCGACGACTACCAGTCCCGCTTCATCAACGAACGGGTCCACGCCAACATCCAGAAGGACGGAACCTATTCGGTCGTGCCGCGCATGTGGGGCGGCATGACATCTTCCAAGGAGCTGCGGGCGATTGCCGACGTGGTCGACAAGTTCAATATCCCGGCGGTGAAGTGCACCGGCGGTCAGCGCATCGACATGCTCGGCATCAGGAAGGAAGACCTTCCGGCTGTCTGGGCGGATCTCGGCAAGGCCGGTTTCGTCTCGGGCCAGGCTTACGCAAAGGGCTTGCGGACGGTGAAGACCTGCGTCGGGACGGACTGGTGCCGCTTCGGGACCCAGGATTCCACGGGTCTCGGCATCAAGATCGAAAAATTCATGTGGGGGGCCTGGACGCCGGCCAAGCTCAAGCTTGCCGTCTCCGGATGTCCGCGGAACTGCGCGGAAGCCACCTGCAAGGATATCGGTGTCGTCTGCGTGGATAGCGGTTACGAGATCCATTTCGCCGGTGCGGCAGGCCTCGACATCAAGGGCACCGAGGTGCTCGGTCTTGTCGGGACCGAGGAAGAGGCGCTCGAGCACATCGTTGCGCTGACGCAGATGTACCGGGAGCAGGGCCACTACCTGGAACGGATCTACAAATGGGCGAAGCGGATCGGCTACGACGAGATCCGCAGCCAGATCATGGACGACGAAGACAAGCGGAAAACCTATTTCGAGCGGTTCGTGTTCAGCCAGAAATTCGCCCAGGTCGATCCGTGGTCCGAGCGCGTCTCCGGCAAGGACAAGCACGAATTCAAACCGATGGCGATCCTGCAGGCGGAGGCAGCTGAATGA
- a CDS encoding globin family protein, which yields MTPDQIQLVQASFQKVAPISDRAAELFYGRLFEIAPDIKPLFTSDITQQGRKLMTTLGVVVNGLSDFDAVLPAAKTLAVRHVDYGVMPSHYPPVGAALIWTLEQGLGDAFDDATRTAWSEAYAVLSNVMIEAAYSNAEAAE from the coding sequence ATGACGCCAGATCAGATCCAGCTCGTGCAGGCCTCCTTCCAAAAGGTCGCTCCGATATCCGACAGGGCGGCCGAGCTGTTCTACGGCCGGCTTTTCGAAATCGCCCCGGACATCAAGCCGCTGTTCACCTCCGATATCACGCAGCAGGGCCGCAAGCTGATGACAACGCTGGGCGTGGTCGTGAACGGGCTTTCGGACTTCGATGCGGTCCTGCCGGCCGCAAAGACACTTGCGGTCAGGCACGTGGACTACGGAGTGATGCCCTCACACTATCCGCCGGTTGGTGCAGCCCTGATATGGACCCTTGAACAGGGTCTCGGAGACGCCTTCGATGATGCAACCAGAACCGCCTGGAGCGAAGCTTACGCGGTGCTTTCGAACGTGATGATCGAAGCTGCCTATTCAAACGCGGAGGCCGCGGAGTAG
- a CDS encoding nitrate ABC transporter ATP-binding protein (This model describes the ATP binding subunits of ATP-binding cassette (ABC) transporters for nitrate transport, or for bicarbonate transport, in bacteria and archaea.), translating to MSFLEISGVSKSYGEGENRTDVLDDINLKVEEGEFIAIVGFSGTGKTTLISMLAGLIEADQGGVIFKGKEIDGPSPDRGVVFQSYSLMPWLSVTGNVALAVDTVFKKKSAKERKAICDKYIEMVGLDHARDRKPAELSGGMRQRVAVARALAMQPELLLLDEPLSALDALTRAKLQDEFAAICEQEKKTIVLITNDVDEAILLADRIVPLKPGAKATLGPEFAVPFKRPRDRGELNHNDDFIKLRADITEYLMAVGAERGADMERDIVLPNIVPITQRMPRDDKLPSAYERASESVKDDRFLEFSQLKKVYPTPKGPLTVVDGFDLKMNKGEFITLIGHSGCGKSTVLSMVAGLNPITEGAIILDGTHITQAGPDRAVVFQAPSLMPWLTAYENVALGVDKVYPDASKSEKRDVIEYYLSKVGLADAMQKAAADLSNGMKQRVGIARAFALSPKLLLLDEPFGMLDSLTRWELQDVLMDVWKRTQVTAICVTHDVDEAILLADRVVMMSNGPNARIGNIMDVDLPRPRSRKELLAHPDYYAYREELLDFLEAYEGGADPSEEQLKSIQEKRAARLARQKAAVEAAE from the coding sequence CCTGAAGGTGGAAGAGGGCGAGTTCATTGCCATCGTCGGGTTCTCCGGCACCGGCAAGACCACGCTGATCTCCATGCTGGCCGGTCTGATCGAGGCGGACCAGGGCGGGGTGATCTTCAAGGGAAAAGAGATCGACGGACCGAGCCCTGACCGGGGCGTGGTGTTTCAGTCCTACTCCCTGATGCCCTGGCTTTCGGTCACCGGCAACGTCGCGCTGGCCGTTGACACGGTCTTCAAGAAAAAGTCCGCTAAGGAACGCAAGGCCATCTGCGACAAGTATATCGAGATGGTTGGTCTGGACCACGCGCGGGACCGCAAGCCGGCGGAACTGTCCGGCGGCATGCGTCAGCGCGTTGCCGTGGCACGGGCGCTTGCCATGCAGCCTGAACTCCTGTTGCTCGACGAACCGCTGTCTGCACTCGATGCGCTGACGCGCGCCAAGCTGCAGGACGAATTTGCGGCGATCTGCGAACAGGAAAAGAAGACCATCGTCCTGATTACCAACGATGTCGATGAAGCCATTCTGCTGGCCGACCGGATCGTCCCGCTGAAACCCGGCGCGAAGGCGACACTCGGACCGGAATTCGCGGTGCCGTTCAAGCGTCCTCGGGATCGCGGGGAGCTCAACCACAACGACGATTTCATCAAGCTGAGAGCCGATATCACGGAATATCTGATGGCCGTCGGCGCGGAGCGCGGGGCGGACATGGAACGGGACATCGTTCTGCCGAACATTGTGCCGATCACGCAGAGGATGCCCAGGGACGACAAGTTGCCGTCCGCCTACGAGCGCGCGTCCGAAAGTGTGAAAGACGATCGCTTTCTCGAGTTCTCGCAGCTCAAGAAGGTCTATCCGACGCCGAAGGGGCCGCTCACCGTTGTGGATGGTTTCGACCTGAAAATGAACAAGGGCGAGTTCATCACGCTGATCGGTCATTCCGGCTGCGGCAAGTCGACGGTTCTTTCCATGGTCGCCGGGCTCAACCCGATCACCGAAGGGGCGATCATTCTTGACGGAACGCACATCACCCAGGCCGGACCGGATCGGGCCGTCGTGTTCCAGGCCCCCAGCCTGATGCCCTGGCTGACCGCTTATGAGAATGTCGCGCTCGGTGTCGACAAGGTCTATCCGGATGCGTCGAAATCCGAGAAGCGGGACGTCATCGAATACTACCTGTCGAAGGTGGGCCTCGCAGATGCCATGCAGAAGGCGGCGGCGGATCTGTCCAACGGCATGAAACAGCGTGTCGGCATCGCCCGCGCCTTTGCGCTTTCGCCGAAGCTCCTGCTTCTGGACGAACCGTTCGGGATGCTCGACAGCCTGACGCGCTGGGAGCTTCAGGACGTCCTGATGGATGTGTGGAAGCGGACACAGGTCACCGCGATCTGCGTCACCCACGACGTCGATGAAGCCATACTCCTCGCTGACCGCGTCGTCATGATGTCGAATGGTCCGAACGCGCGGATCGGCAACATCATGGACGTCGATCTGCCGCGTCCACGCTCGCGCAAGGAGCTGCTCGCGCACCCGGATTACTACGCCTACCGCGAAGAGTTGCTCGACTTCCTCGAAGCCTATGAAGGCGGCGCGGACCCCAGCGAAGAGCAGCTGAAATCCATCCAGGAAAAACGCGCCGCGCGCTTGGCCCGCCAGAAGGCGGCCGTCGAAGCGGCCGAATGA